One Candidatus Binatia bacterium DNA window includes the following coding sequences:
- a CDS encoding methylmalonyl-CoA carboxyltransferase has product MKETAASNEILARLEELRRAALEGGGRDRIEAQHARGKLTARERIELLLDEGSFEEMGMLETSRGERPWPGDGVVTGHGTIDGREVFVFSQDFTVMGGSLGEMHSHKICAAMDMAVRVGAPIIGLNDSGGARIQEGVDSLAAYGEIFYRNVHASGIVPQISCIMGPCAGGAVYSPAMTDFIFMVAGTSYMFVTGPEVVKTVTHQEITFEELGGAAVHASKSGVAHFVLPNDILCLREVRRLVSYLPSNNKQKAPIIDLRDPDDRVDPALDNLVPLDPGQTYDMGIVIRSILDGGEFLEVHSGYARNIICGFGRLGGETVGLIANQPAVLAGVLDTEASMKAARFVRFCDDFNIPLVCLVDVPGFMPGPEQEHGGIIRHGAKLLYAFTEASVPRITVLLRKAYGGAYVVMNSKHIGADVVYAWPTAEIAVMGPKGAVEILYRKEIASAPDPQAYLEEKMEEYKKAFVNPFLAARRGYIDDVIFPRDTRRRIIRALQVLETKDVTLPRRKHGNVPL; this is encoded by the coding sequence ATGAAAGAAACGGCTGCGTCCAACGAGATCCTCGCGCGGTTGGAAGAGCTGCGCCGTGCCGCCCTCGAAGGCGGAGGCCGGGACCGCATCGAGGCGCAGCACGCACGGGGCAAGCTCACGGCCCGCGAGCGGATCGAACTCCTCCTCGACGAGGGCTCGTTCGAGGAGATGGGGATGCTCGAGACGAGCCGCGGCGAGCGGCCCTGGCCGGGCGACGGGGTCGTGACGGGCCACGGCACCATCGACGGAAGGGAGGTCTTCGTCTTCAGCCAGGACTTCACCGTGATGGGAGGATCTCTCGGGGAGATGCACTCGCACAAGATCTGCGCCGCGATGGACATGGCGGTGCGCGTCGGGGCACCGATCATCGGGCTCAACGATTCCGGCGGCGCGCGTATCCAGGAGGGCGTCGACTCGCTCGCGGCCTACGGCGAGATCTTCTACCGCAACGTCCACGCGAGCGGCATCGTGCCCCAGATCTCGTGCATCATGGGCCCTTGCGCCGGCGGCGCCGTCTACAGCCCCGCCATGACCGATTTCATTTTCATGGTCGCGGGCACCTCCTACATGTTCGTGACGGGGCCCGAGGTGGTCAAAACCGTCACGCACCAGGAAATCACCTTCGAAGAGCTCGGCGGTGCCGCGGTCCACGCGAGCAAAAGTGGTGTCGCCCACTTCGTCCTGCCGAACGACATCCTGTGCTTGCGCGAGGTCCGGAGACTCGTGAGCTACCTCCCCTCCAACAACAAGCAGAAGGCTCCCATCATCGACCTCCGCGACCCCGACGACCGGGTGGACCCGGCGCTCGACAACCTCGTCCCGCTCGACCCCGGCCAGACCTACGACATGGGCATCGTCATCCGGAGCATCCTCGACGGGGGCGAGTTCCTGGAAGTCCACTCGGGGTACGCGCGGAACATCATCTGCGGGTTCGGCCGCCTGGGCGGAGAGACCGTCGGGCTCATCGCGAACCAGCCGGCCGTGCTCGCCGGTGTCCTCGACACGGAAGCTTCGATGAAGGCCGCGCGTTTCGTGCGCTTTTGCGACGACTTCAACATCCCGCTCGTCTGTCTCGTGGACGTACCGGGATTCATGCCCGGCCCCGAGCAGGAACACGGAGGAATCATCCGGCACGGAGCGAAGCTCCTCTACGCTTTCACGGAAGCGTCGGTTCCCCGCATCACGGTCCTTTTGCGGAAAGCGTACGGCGGAGCCTACGTCGTCATGAACTCCAAGCACATCGGGGCCGACGTCGTCTACGCCTGGCCCACGGCGGAGATTGCCGTCATGGGACCGAAGGGTGCCGTGGAAATCCTCTACAGGAAAGAAATCGCGAGCGCTCCGGACCCCCAGGCCTACCTCGAGGAGAAAATGGAGGAATACAAGAAGGCCTTCGTGAACCCCTTTCTCGCCGCACGACGCGGCTACATCGACGACGTCATCTTCCCGCGCGACACCCGGCGGCGGATCATCCGCGCGCTCCAGGTTCTCGAAACGAAGGACGTGACCCTGCCGCGCCGCAAGCACGGGAACGTCCCCCTCTGA
- the pccA gene encoding acetyl/propionyl-CoA carboxylase subuit alpha encodes MFRKVLVANRGEIAVRVMRTCRRLGIRTVAVYSEPDVRSVHVKVADEAVPLGGATPLESYLVGEKIVEAARRTGAEAIHPGYGFLSENAAFARLVAQAGLVFVGPPAEAITLMGDKIAAKELAKKARVPTVPGKETPVRSAVEAREIAEEIGYPVLLKPAGGGGGKGMRIVFRPEEMEDALAASQAEARKAFGDDRVFVERYVERPRHIEIQVLADRHGHVVSLGERECSVQRRYQKIIEEAPSPAVDERLRERMSHAARELARAAGYVNAGTVEFIADGEGSFYFLEMNTRLQVEHPVTEAVTGLDLVELQLRVAAGEPLPFTQDDVRLRGWAIEARVCAESPERGFLPSVGPITQYEEPRGRGIRIDSGVEAGSYVSVYYDSLLAKVIAYGDSREEARSRLVDALDGYLIEGPSTNIDFLSAILEHPEFAAGNLSTDFISRNFGDRGTLPEPPLGTLHRIVVAAVLVYHNRHVLVVESMKPIAPHVGGVKQERKETRYVVKAGDPVFEVRLVRHDEPDRWTVHVDDRSYEVTTPPFEYYRRRLRLHIDGRRYRFRLQYEGNFIRTAHHGVRRTCEIYSPREWELVRFMPEPQADSEVDSLVCPMPGLIVEVLVSEGERVYAGQDLVIIESMKMQSGVAAPRDAVVEKVRVRKGDTVNAGDVLITFVPERKAAAANR; translated from the coding sequence GTGTTCCGGAAAGTTCTCGTCGCGAACCGCGGAGAAATCGCCGTGCGCGTGATGCGCACGTGCCGGCGGCTCGGGATCCGCACGGTCGCGGTCTACTCGGAGCCCGACGTGCGGAGCGTACACGTGAAGGTGGCCGACGAGGCCGTCCCGCTCGGAGGAGCGACCCCGCTCGAGTCCTACCTGGTGGGCGAAAAGATCGTCGAAGCGGCACGCCGCACGGGCGCCGAAGCCATCCACCCGGGCTACGGCTTTCTTTCGGAGAACGCGGCCTTCGCCCGTCTGGTCGCGCAGGCGGGTCTCGTCTTCGTGGGGCCTCCGGCCGAAGCCATCACGCTCATGGGGGACAAGATCGCCGCCAAAGAGCTCGCGAAAAAGGCGCGGGTTCCCACGGTACCGGGCAAAGAGACGCCTGTGCGCTCGGCCGTCGAGGCTCGCGAGATCGCCGAGGAAATCGGATACCCCGTGCTGCTCAAGCCCGCGGGCGGCGGAGGCGGAAAGGGGATGCGGATCGTCTTCCGCCCCGAGGAGATGGAAGACGCCCTCGCGGCCTCGCAGGCCGAAGCCCGCAAAGCCTTCGGCGACGACCGCGTGTTCGTCGAGCGTTACGTCGAGAGGCCCCGCCACATCGAAATCCAGGTTCTGGCCGACCGCCACGGTCACGTGGTCTCCCTCGGCGAACGCGAGTGCTCGGTCCAGCGCCGTTACCAGAAAATCATCGAGGAGGCGCCTTCGCCGGCCGTCGACGAAAGGCTGCGGGAACGCATGTCGCACGCCGCACGAGAGCTCGCCCGCGCCGCGGGCTACGTGAATGCCGGAACCGTGGAGTTCATCGCCGACGGCGAGGGAAGCTTCTACTTCCTCGAGATGAACACGCGACTCCAGGTCGAACACCCCGTGACCGAAGCCGTCACGGGGCTCGACCTCGTCGAGCTCCAGCTCCGCGTAGCCGCCGGAGAACCCCTGCCCTTCACGCAGGACGACGTCCGACTCCGGGGGTGGGCCATCGAGGCGCGCGTGTGCGCCGAGAGCCCCGAACGCGGCTTTTTGCCTTCCGTGGGCCCCATCACGCAGTACGAGGAGCCGCGGGGCCGCGGAATCCGCATCGACAGCGGTGTCGAGGCCGGCAGCTACGTGAGCGTCTACTACGATTCGCTCCTCGCGAAGGTCATCGCCTACGGGGACTCCCGCGAAGAGGCGCGCTCGCGCCTCGTCGACGCCCTGGACGGATATCTCATCGAGGGCCCGTCGACGAACATCGATTTTCTCAGCGCCATCCTCGAACACCCGGAGTTCGCCGCCGGCAACCTCTCGACCGACTTCATCTCTCGGAACTTCGGCGACCGGGGGACCCTGCCCGAGCCTCCACTCGGGACGCTCCACCGGATCGTCGTTGCCGCCGTTCTCGTCTACCACAACCGCCACGTACTCGTCGTCGAATCCATGAAACCGATCGCCCCCCACGTGGGTGGCGTCAAGCAGGAGCGCAAGGAAACCCGGTACGTCGTCAAGGCGGGGGATCCCGTCTTCGAGGTACGACTCGTCCGGCACGACGAGCCCGACCGGTGGACCGTCCACGTGGACGACCGTTCCTACGAGGTCACGACGCCGCCCTTCGAATACTATCGCCGCCGTCTCCGGCTTCACATCGACGGGCGGCGATACCGCTTCCGCCTCCAGTACGAAGGGAACTTCATCCGCACGGCTCACCACGGCGTGCGGCGAACGTGCGAAATCTACTCGCCCCGCGAGTGGGAGCTCGTGCGCTTCATGCCGGAACCGCAAGCCGACTCGGAAGTCGACAGCCTCGTGTGCCCGATGCCGGGCCTGATCGTGGAGGTGCTCGTCTCGGAAGGGGAGCGGGTGTACGCGGGGCAGGACCTCGTCATCATCGAGTCGATGAAAATGCAGAGCGGCGTCGCCGCCCCGCGCGACGCGGTCGTGGAAAAAGTCCGGGTGCGGAAAGGCGACACGGTGAACGCGGGCGACGTGCTCATCACCTTCGTGCCCGAGCGAAAGGCAGCAGCGGCGAACCGTTAG
- the cynT gene encoding carbonic anhydrase, giving the protein METPLERLREGNRRFLAGAARYHAPVSETERRALAKGQAPFAAVLGCADSRVVPEILFDCKAGELFVVRVAGNVAGPLEIASLEFAVESLGTRLVLVLGHTNCGAVASAFEARRTGAPPPSASLGVLLEKLEPALESASRAHARGDERAILREAERRSALESAARLARESALLERRLQEDLRIASAIVDLETGEVEFLAP; this is encoded by the coding sequence ATGGAGACTCCTCTCGAGCGGCTGAGGGAGGGGAACCGGCGCTTTCTCGCCGGAGCGGCGAGGTATCACGCTCCGGTCTCGGAAACGGAGCGCCGCGCACTCGCCAAGGGACAGGCTCCTTTCGCTGCCGTCCTCGGCTGTGCGGACTCCCGTGTCGTCCCCGAAATCCTCTTCGACTGCAAAGCCGGCGAGCTTTTCGTGGTGCGCGTAGCCGGGAACGTCGCCGGTCCCCTCGAGATCGCGAGCCTGGAATTCGCCGTCGAGAGTCTCGGAACGAGACTCGTCCTCGTCCTGGGCCACACGAACTGCGGCGCCGTGGCTTCGGCTTTCGAAGCTCGACGAACCGGCGCCCCGCCCCCTTCGGCGAGCCTCGGGGTTCTTCTCGAAAAACTCGAGCCCGCTCTCGAGTCCGCTTCGCGGGCCCACGCACGGGGCGACGAGCGCGCGATTCTGAGGGAGGCCGAGCGCCGAAGCGCCCTCGAGAGCGCCGCGCGGCTCGCGCGGGAGTCCGCGCTTCTCGAGCGCCGGTTGCAGGAGGACCTCCGCATCGCGAGCGCGATCGTCGACCTGGAGACGGGAGAGGTGGAATTCCTCGCGCCTTGA